DNA from Synechococcus elongatus PCC 6301:
ACCGAGGCACGCAGCCAAAAGGGCGATCGCTCGGCGTAGTTGGCTCCCAGGGCTGAGTAGGGATGAGGGTCGATCAAAGCAAAGCGATCGCCCGGAATCGGCAATAACGGCTCGCGGTTTTCTTCGATCGCAATCTTCAGCCAAGGTTTAGGCGACATGACTTGGCCTCCGCCAGCGTTGCCAGCGCAGCCGCAGCCGCGTCATCACCGACAGCCAAAAGAACCGCCCGAGCCGGCGGCCTAAGCGCTGGAAACGGTAGTCAAACAAAATCGCCATTAGGTCATCGGTGGACAGGGCGCAGCACCAGCGGACGATGCGATCGATTTTGGCATCGGAATCCTGCAGGTATTTCTTCATGCCCAGACGGAGACTGAGTGTCCAGAGGCGATCGAAACGGCGACGAATTTGTTGTTCATAACTGGAGAGATCAGGTACCGTTCCCTGAAGCCAAGCATCGAGGACTTGCGCAGCGCGATCAGCACTTTCCAAGCCATGGCGAATACCCTCACCGCCGAGGAAATTGATCGCCGAAACCGCATCCCCGATCCCCAGAATTGAGGCTTGCACATGGCGATCGCAGCGATCGCCGCTGTAGTCAATGGCGGCACCATGCACATCAACCAGCCGATAGTCTGGGCACTGCACCTGCTCCGTCAGCAGTAGATCAATGTAGTGCCGGAGTGGTTGGTCAGGCTTGAGAAAACGGTGATCGCCATGGAACCAGCAGGCCCCAACCTTAAGCCGGCCCGATTGCATCGGAAAAATCCAGCTATAGCCTTTGGGCAACCAATGATGGCCAAGGTAGAAGTGCAAGGCATCCGCGAAGCGCTGATAGACCGTCTCAGGCACTTCAATCAGGTACTCAATGCCGACACCCCGAAGGTAATCGGGCCGAGGCTCCGCCGCTGTGTAGATCACCTTGCGGGCTGAACCCGTAGCATCAACTACGGCTCGACTCGTGACCCAGCGATCGCTTGAGGTTAGGCGATCGCGGAACCGGATCTGCCAACGACCATCGGTCAGTTGCTGGCGATCGCGATATTGCCAACCCAGCCGCACTGAGCCACCGTGGGTGGTTGTTTCCTCAGCGAGGAACTGGCGCAACGCCGCAAAGTCGAGAACACACCCCAGCGAGCGAGCGCTCTTCCAGGTATGGTCCTCTCGTGTTGTCACTACCCGGAGCTGAGACCAACGACTACCGATAACGCGATCGGGTAGTTGAAAGCGATCGAGGGTTTCAAGAGGGGTGCCACCACTCGAAAAGTCATGATCAGTCCAGGTCTTGAGCTGATCGACCAGCAAGACTGTCCGTCCTGCTTGAGCAAGCCGACGAGCGCATTGCCCACCAGCCGGGCCGGCCCCAACAACGACGACATCAAAGGTCTCAGAAGCCGCAGTCACGATCGCGCTACTCAAGCCGAAGCAGCACCAATCCGTTGACGGCTTCCAAACTTTTCGAGGATGCGATCGGCCATCTGACGCGGCGTCAGGCCCAACTCCTGCTTAGATTCATCAGGGCTGGCATGTTCCACCAAGAGATCGGGAACACCGATCGGCAACACCGGAACCTGCAGATCATGGGCCTGCAAGGACTCCATAATCGCGGAGCCAAAGCCGCCGGGTAGGCAGCCTTCCTCAAAGGTGACGACTTTGCCGATCTGGCGCGCCAGCGGCACAATCAGTTCCTCATCTAAGGGCTTGGCGAAGCGGGCATTGATCACAGTAGCTGAGATGCCGTGCTCATTCAGCAGTTCTGCCGTCTGCAGGGCCGGATAGACCATCGAGCCGTAAGCCAACATCAGCAAATCATCGCCTTGGCGCAGTTGCTCTGCTTTCCCAATCGGGAGCGACTCCCAGCCTTCTTCCGGCAGGGGTACGCCAATACCATTCCCGCGCGGGAAACGCATGGCGATCGGGCCGTCGTATTCAATACCCGTCACTAGCATCCGCTGCAGTTCGGCCTCATCTTTCGGTGCCATCAGCACCATGTTGGGAATCAGCCGCAGGTAAGCAATGTCGTACATGCCTTGGTGTGTCGGGCCATCCGCGCCAACTATCCCCGCGCGATCGAGGCAGAAGAAGACGGGCAGCTTTTGGATACAAACGTCGTGGATGACTTGATCAAAGGCCCGCTGCAGGAAGGTGGAATAGATTGCCACCACCGGACGCATGCCATCGCAGGCCATACCGGCAGCTAGCACCACGGCGTGCTGTTCGGCAATGCCAACATCGATGTATTGCTTCGGCAGCGCCTTCTGGAGAATGTCCAAGCCGGTGCCTGTCGCCATCGCAGCCGTAATCCCGACAATGCGGCGATCGCTCTTGGCCAAGGTCGTCAGGGTTTGGCCAAACACTTTGGAATGGCTAGGCGGCTTCGGTTTTGAAGCTGGTTTAGCCTTCCCTGTCGCCAGATCAAAGGGATTTTGGGCATGATAGCCAACCTGATCTTCTTCAGCGTAGGGATAGCCCTTACCCTTGGTTGTGGCAACGTGGACGAGTACTGGTCCGGTGTGTTTGTGCGCTTCGCGGAAGGTGGCGATCAGTTCTTCAAGGTTGTGACCATCCACTGGCCCCATGTAGGTGAAGCCCAGCTCTTCAAAGACCGCCCCAATCTTGCTGTAGGAGAGGCGCTTCATGCCTTCCTTAACCGGCTCAAAGCCTTGGGTAATGGCGCCGCCGACGAAGGGAATTTGTTGCATCCCCTGGGTCAAACCATCGGTGAGCAACTGCATCGGCTCACTAACCCGAATCTTATTCAGATAGCGAGAGAGCGCACCCACGTTGGGCGAGATCGACATGTCATTGTCGTTGAGCACGACCAACAGCCGTGTTTTGGGCAAGTGACCAGCGTGGTTGATGGCTTCCAAGGCCATGCCACCGGTGAGCGATCCATCACCAATCACAGCGACACATCGGTAGTCTTCGCCCTGGGCATCCCGTGCTAGAGCCATACCGAGGGCAGCAGAAATACTGGTGGAAGCGTGACCGGCACCGAAATGATCGAAGCGGTTTTCCGTGCGCTTCAGGTAGCCCGCAATGCCATCCTTTTGCCGCAAGGTATGGAAGTTGTGATAGCGCCCTGTCAGCAGCTTGTGGGGATAGGCTTGGTGGCCAACGTCCCAAACCACTTTGTCGCGATCGAGATCGAGCGTTTGGTAAAGCGCTAGGGTCAATTCCACCACGCCCAAGCCCGGCCCGAGGTGCCCACCGGTCGCTGCAACCGTCTGCAGGTGCTTCTCACGAATCTGGTGGCCAATTTGCTCAAGCTGAGCAACCGACAACCCGTGGAGCTGGTTGGGATGGGTAATTTCGCTGAGATGCATCAGACGTCCTCCGGTGGCAGCCAAGACGCGCAACCTTCATTCACTGTAGAGGATGGCCTTCCCCAAACGGTCTCCATTGCTGCGATCGCAACAAGTGAATGCTAAAACTTGCGAAGAATCTGCTGCTGGCTGCAGTGAACGTTGTGAGGCCGTTATCCACCATGACCCGCTTGTCTATTCCCTTGGCTGCGATCGCTTTCTCTAGCTTGGCTGGGCTCAGTCTGTCGACCCCTGCCGCCCAAGCAGCGGACTTTGCCGATTGCGCAGCAACCCTGACCGGGTTAGGTCTGGCCGCACCCGTGGCTGCCAATGCTTGTGCCGGTGCCCAGTTTCCGGCTGATCTGTCGAGCTGCACCGATCGCTTGACCAGCAGTTTGAAATTGACGGCTGCCGATAGCTTGGCCGCCTGCCGGAGCGTTCGCAAACCCTTAGCAGTAGCAAGCTGTGCCGAGCGGCTGCAGGCTGCTGGTGACGCCACCCCCGCTTTGATTGCCGATGGTTGCCGGCTGAGCCTAGTGCCCGAGCGCTACGCTAACTGCGTGCTTGGCCTTGGCGATGGCCTCGACTTGACCCGCGACCAGCTGCTGCGGGCTTGCTCTAACAACGGTGATGTCCCCCGTCGCATCTATCCCAACTTCACAACCTTGGGTGAAACCCAGCGGGAAAGCATTCCGGCAGTCTCGCCTGCTCCTCGTCCCTAGCACTTAGGGTTCATCTCCCTCGCCGCTGCTCGTCTCCGCCTACACTCGGGAGAAGAGCAGCGAATTTTTTATGACCAGGCCAGCCTCTGCCGCGATCGCGGTCTACGACACGACCCTGCGCGATGGCGCCCAGCGAGAAGGCTTGTCGCTGTCGCTAGAGGACAAGCTGCGAATTGCCCACTGCCTCGATCGCCTCGGGGTGAAGTTCATTGAGGGCGGCTGGCCCGGCGCCAATCCTAAGGACGTGCAATTCTTCTGGGAATTACAGCAGCGGCCGCTTCAGCAAGCCGAAGTCGTAGCGTTCTGCTCCACCCGTCGTCCCGGTCAAATCGCTGGCGAGGATGAACTGCTTAAAGCCCTCCTTGCTGCGGGCACGACTTGGGTCACGATCTTCGGTAAGTCGTGGGATCTGCATGTTGTCGAAGGGCTGAAAACCAGTCTGGATGAGAATCTGGTGATGATCAGCGACAGCATCGCCTACCTCCGCACCTGCGATCGCCGCGTCATCTACGATGCTGAGCATTGGTTTGATGGCTACTTGGCGAATCCAGATTACGCCTTGCAGACCTTGGCGGCCGCAATTGAAGCGGGAGCCGAGTGGATCGTTCTTTGCGACACCAATGGCGGCTGTTTGCCCCATCAAATCAGCGAGATTGTGGCGGCGGTGCTGGATCGCTTCCCGAGCCTTGCGCCGGATCAAACCGGGCCTCAACTGGGCATCCACACCCACAATGATTCTGAGACTGCTGTAGCCAATGCGATCGCGGCAGTGCAGGCCGGTGCCCGCATGGTGCACGGCACAATCAATGGTTACGGCGAGCGCTGTGGCAATGCCAATCTCTGCTCTGTCATCCCTAACCTGCAGCTCAAGCTTGGCTATGACTGCGTTGAAACCGAACAACTGATGCAGTTGACGGCGACGAGTCGGTTGGTTAGCGAAATCGTCAATCTCGCGCCAGATGATCACGCTGCCTACGTTGGTCAGTCAGCCTTCGCCCACAAGGGCGGCATCCACGTCAGTGCCGTGGAGCGCAACCCGCTGACCTATGAGCACATTCGCCCCGAGCAAGTCGGCAACCTGCGCCGTATCGTCATTTCCGAGCAATCTGGCCTCAGTAATGTCCTTGCCAAAGCCCGCAGTTTTGGGCTGGACTTACAGCGAAACGATCCCGCTTGTCGCGATCTCTTGGCGCGCCTCAAGGAGCTCGAAAGTCAGGGCTACCAATTTGAAGCGGCAGAGGCCAGCTTTGATCTACTGATGCGGGAAGCCACCGGCGATCGCCCTCACTTTTTTGACCTCAAGGATTTCCATGTCCATTGCAGCAAGCAACGGCAGGAGCTAAATGCTTTAGCCACCGTTAAAGTTGCAGTTACCGGTCGCGATATTTTGGAGTCGGCGGAAGGCAACGGTCCAGTCTCAGCGCTCGATGCAGCCCTGCGCAAAGCGATCGGCAGCTTTTACCCTGCCGTTATGCAATTCCACCTCTCGGACTACAAGGTGCGGATTTTGGATGGGGCAGCCGGAACTTCCGCTAAAACGCGCGTCTTGGTGGAGTCGAGCAACGGATCGCAGCGCTGGTCCACTGTCGGCGTCTCGGGCAACATCATTGAGGCGTCCTATCAAGCCGTCGTGGAAGGGATTGAGTATGGCCTGCTCTTGCAGCAGCAAGCGCCCCTGCAAGCTGCCGAAAAGCCCTAGAATCCAGAGACTCGCTGTCCTTGCCTGCCCATGTCCGCTGTTGTTCTCGAGTCCGTTTCCAAACAGTTCGGCGATCGCAAGGTTGTCAATCAGCTCTCGTTTGCCCTCGCCCCAGGGGAATCGTTTGGGCTACTGGGACCGAACGGCGCAGGCAAATCGACCACCATTCGCATGATCACCACCCTGACCCGTCCCAGTCAGGGTCAGATCACGATCGCCGGCTACGATGTCCAGCGCGATCGCGATCGCGTGCGATCGCAACTCGGCGTTGTGCTGCAGCAAGTCAGCGTCAAGAATGACTTCACGGTCTGGGAAAACCTTGAATATCACGGGCGACTGCACCACATTCCCGATCGCGAGCGGCAGGAACGAATCAATCGCTGGCTGGACTATGTGGAATTGAGCGATCGCCGTAACGATCGCGTCCAAACCCTATCCGGCGGCATGAAGCGCCGTCTGCAGATCGCGCGGGCACTACTCCATGAACCGTCGATTCTGCTGCTGGATGAGCCGACTGTTGGCCTCGATCCACAAACTCGTCGCCGCATCTGGGAGATCATCCGCGATCTCAACCGACAGGGGATGACGGTGCTGCTAACCACGCACTACATGGAAGAAGTCGAGTCCCTCTGCGATCGCATCGGTATTTTGGATGGCGGCCAGTTGATTGCCCTCGGGACGCTGGCGGAGCTGCGGCGTCAGCACGGCGAAGGCTTAGTGGTGAAGCAAAAGGGCGATCGCTGGGACTATCACTTCTTCCCCACAGAAGCGGAGGCGGAGCACTTCCTCGAGAGCCAGGTCGACAAGACAGGCTTGATGGTTCGTCCCTCTAACCTCGAAGATATTTTTGTGGAACTGACAGGCCGCAGTCTCGATTGATGATAGAAGCGCACGGATGACGGTTTCTCTGGCCGCTCGCATCGAAGCCATCCTTTA
Protein-coding regions in this window:
- the ccmA gene encoding heme ABC exporter ATP-binding protein CcmA — protein: MSAVVLESVSKQFGDRKVVNQLSFALAPGESFGLLGPNGAGKSTTIRMITTLTRPSQGQITIAGYDVQRDRDRVRSQLGVVLQQVSVKNDFTVWENLEYHGRLHHIPDRERQERINRWLDYVELSDRRNDRVQTLSGGMKRRLQIARALLHEPSILLLDEPTVGLDPQTRRRIWEIIRDLNRQGMTVLLTTHYMEEVESLCDRIGILDGGQLIALGTLAELRRQHGEGLVVKQKGDRWDYHFFPTEAEAEHFLESQVDKTGLMVRPSNLEDIFVELTGRSLD
- a CDS encoding NAD(P)/FAD-dependent oxidoreductase, yielding MTAASETFDVVVVGAGPAGGQCARRLAQAGRTVLLVDQLKTWTDHDFSSGGTPLETLDRFQLPDRVIGSRWSQLRVVTTREDHTWKSARSLGCVLDFAALRQFLAEETTTHGGSVRLGWQYRDRQQLTDGRWQIRFRDRLTSSDRWVTSRAVVDATGSARKVIYTAAEPRPDYLRGVGIEYLIEVPETVYQRFADALHFYLGHHWLPKGYSWIFPMQSGRLKVGACWFHGDHRFLKPDQPLRHYIDLLLTEQVQCPDYRLVDVHGAAIDYSGDRCDRHVQASILGIGDAVSAINFLGGEGIRHGLESADRAAQVLDAWLQGTVPDLSSYEQQIRRRFDRLWTLSLRLGMKKYLQDSDAKIDRIVRWCCALSTDDLMAILFDYRFQRLGRRLGRFFWLSVMTRLRLRWQRWRRPSHVA
- the dxs gene encoding 1-deoxy-D-xylulose-5-phosphate synthase, which codes for MHLSEITHPNQLHGLSVAQLEQIGHQIREKHLQTVAATGGHLGPGLGVVELTLALYQTLDLDRDKVVWDVGHQAYPHKLLTGRYHNFHTLRQKDGIAGYLKRTENRFDHFGAGHASTSISAALGMALARDAQGEDYRCVAVIGDGSLTGGMALEAINHAGHLPKTRLLVVLNDNDMSISPNVGALSRYLNKIRVSEPMQLLTDGLTQGMQQIPFVGGAITQGFEPVKEGMKRLSYSKIGAVFEELGFTYMGPVDGHNLEELIATFREAHKHTGPVLVHVATTKGKGYPYAEEDQVGYHAQNPFDLATGKAKPASKPKPPSHSKVFGQTLTTLAKSDRRIVGITAAMATGTGLDILQKALPKQYIDVGIAEQHAVVLAAGMACDGMRPVVAIYSTFLQRAFDQVIHDVCIQKLPVFFCLDRAGIVGADGPTHQGMYDIAYLRLIPNMVLMAPKDEAELQRMLVTGIEYDGPIAMRFPRGNGIGVPLPEEGWESLPIGKAEQLRQGDDLLMLAYGSMVYPALQTAELLNEHGISATVINARFAKPLDEELIVPLARQIGKVVTFEEGCLPGGFGSAIMESLQAHDLQVPVLPIGVPDLLVEHASPDESKQELGLTPRQMADRILEKFGSRQRIGAASA
- the cimA gene encoding citramalate synthase; translation: MTRPASAAIAVYDTTLRDGAQREGLSLSLEDKLRIAHCLDRLGVKFIEGGWPGANPKDVQFFWELQQRPLQQAEVVAFCSTRRPGQIAGEDELLKALLAAGTTWVTIFGKSWDLHVVEGLKTSLDENLVMISDSIAYLRTCDRRVIYDAEHWFDGYLANPDYALQTLAAAIEAGAEWIVLCDTNGGCLPHQISEIVAAVLDRFPSLAPDQTGPQLGIHTHNDSETAVANAIAAVQAGARMVHGTINGYGERCGNANLCSVIPNLQLKLGYDCVETEQLMQLTATSRLVSEIVNLAPDDHAAYVGQSAFAHKGGIHVSAVERNPLTYEHIRPEQVGNLRRIVISEQSGLSNVLAKARSFGLDLQRNDPACRDLLARLKELESQGYQFEAAEASFDLLMREATGDRPHFFDLKDFHVHCSKQRQELNALATVKVAVTGRDILESAEGNGPVSALDAALRKAIGSFYPAVMQFHLSDYKVRILDGAAGTSAKTRVLVESSNGSQRWSTVGVSGNIIEASYQAVVEGIEYGLLLQQQAPLQAAEKP